In Clupea harengus chromosome 12, Ch_v2.0.2, whole genome shotgun sequence, the sequence AGCTcttcctacacaaacacacaccacaaagtcatcacacacactgtgccatcAGTATGCATATCAatgcgtgtttgagtgtgtgtgtcaaaatgttatgtgtatgtaagtgcctgtgtgtatgaattacactttttgtgtgtgtgtgtgtatacatatatatatatatgtatacacacatatatatatgagagagtgtgtatgtgtgcatgcatcctTCAGGTGAATACAATCTGCTCACCTTCCATTCTGGGCCCAGGGGCCCTCTGCCTGTCTTTTTGGAGTGGAAGAGGGCTGGGTCCTCATGGGGCTTGTAGTCCTGCACACAGATCATCATAATCAACTATGTTGAAAAGGGCTATATGTAAGCCTATTGAACTAAATGATTTCCACTCCAAGCAGATATGGGGCAGTGTATTACTACGTTTGTACAGccctacctcctctcccttcaaagaagtaaacaaaacatttggCCGAGGTGGGAGAGGCTGAAGGCTACATGGAccatgaaaacatttatatacGATTGAAACCATTAGTGTCATCAACATCCATTGATACTTGTATGTTACATTAACTTAGTCGAGGCAAATAGACCTCTGTAGATCGTCATTTAAGCATTCAAGCTTCTAAACTAGTTGACAGTATAACAAAGTAGGGCTTGCTACTGAGCTTCATTGTTGATACTTACAACAGATAGCCATGTTAACCTGGGTCCCTTCGTTAATTCAATCCGATACACGTCTAAAATAGAGTATTTCTCCATTCATCCATTAACAAACACAATCCTGACAGCTTGGGCTTATGCCCGTGATGGCACCCTTCCTTTGCTTTGCTGTTTTTCACTACAGTGACTCGCTAGCGCCTCTTGAGGTACAAAGTGGTATTATAAGAGAGGATGGAGCGGATCTggctggttagcatgctaagtTTAGCAGATATCCGGGCAAGACATTGCATAGGCGTTTTTGACATTTCATCAAAAAAGTGTTATTTCTTCACATTGTTGCCATTTCTAGTACATTTTTGAGCTTTTTAAACTTAAACTCTTACAAATTGCACCTTTAAACAAGCTTATAGTCCTGCACACAGACCGATAGCCGCTACTATtgaatagagatggagagaggggtaaCTGACTTagctaaatctaaatctaaataatTAATGTTGCGCTGCTTGTACTCATCTACCTTGATGTTCTGATGTCTGTCTCGGTCTCAAATTTCCCCATATACCATAGACGCTAgaacaaacctgtgtgtgtgtgtgtgtgtgtgtgtgtgtgtgtgtgtgtgtgtgtgtgtgtgtgtgtgtgtgtgtgttttcaacagCCGGATGCCACTGACCACCCATTGACAGCCAACGCTTGTCAATCTCACGTCTCAaaccacgctcacacacataccaccaaAGTTAAGTAAAGTGAACActcccacagacaaacacaccatgACTACCTTTAATCTGTCAAAGTGGAGTTCCTGGAACAGATGGCCAGAGGATTGACCCTGCTAAAGCACTGatccaattacacacacacacacacacacacacacaggacacctcAACGCTACAGTTTGACACATGACACTGAATCAAACCAGCATTTACAGACGTGAGATCAGAGACTTACAGCCTCCACACAGTCACCTACAGGTTACAACATAatcatcagcatcacacacatacacacacacacacacacgatagcaCAACCATTAAAAAGTTTGTAATTTCTCAGGAAATATCACATATAACATAGAAAACTGACCAGGTTAGAAATAATCATTTCTGCTGACAGTAACAATTTTAACAGAGACTCTTCCCTTGGCCACAATGACAGATCTACAGACTTTTTGCAAACTAGTCATCTTGATGAGGTAATTTGTAGGATGCTCCCTCAAGAACCCCCCGTAAGTAAGTTTGGCTCAGCGAGCACGTTTTTGGACCACGCAGTCCAGCTGATCCTACTACAGCTCAACAGGGCTGAGATCCTATGACTGCGCTTACCAATCCATTACAGCCGGAATACCAGCTGACTGTGTCTTCACTAAAACAGGTATAGCATACTATATTCTGGAGcagtgctttgggtcattgttcTGCTGTACGATGACACTGCACCATTCACAGCGCACGCCATAGCATTGGAAAATAGAGCAACATACCTACTTGTTGAGGATTTTCCACTTTATCAGCACCAAAGCAATCCCAGGCAATCATATTTCCTCTACATGCTTGCCATCAAGCACTCCTACAGCATTTTTCCCAGAAATGTTCTTCTCCAAAGAACAACCAAACACCTCAAACATACATTTGTCTGTCCATAACCCGTTTTATCCAATCATACTCCACACAGTGTCTGTCCATAACCCGTTTTATCCAATCATACTCCATCCAGTGTCTGTCCATAACCCGTTTTATCCAATCATACTCCACACAGTGTCTGTCCATAACCCGTTTTATCCAATCATACTCCATCCAGTGTCTGTCCATAACCCGTTTTATCCAATCATACTCCACCCAGTGTCTGTCCATAACCCGTTTTATCCAATCATACTCCATCCAGTGTCTGTCCATAACCCGTTTTATCCAATCATACTCCACCCAGTGTCTGTCCATAACCCGTTTTATCCAATCATACTCCACCCAGTGTCTGTCCATAACCCGTTTTATCCAATCATACTCCACCCAGTGTCTGTCCATAACCCGTTTTATCCAATCATACTCCACCCAGTGTCTGTCCATAACCCGTTTTATCCAATCATACTCCATCCAGTTTTTGTGCCCATTTTAATCATTAGCTCAGACATAGCTTTTTCATGGAAACTCTGCCTAGAGGGCCAGAGTCGCTCTCTTACTGTTGAAGAGGAGACTGCCGTTTTGAGGATACTAATATcctagtggttcaggaggtaggggagtcgttcagcaatcggaaggaTGCTAGTTCGATccagactcctcctcaccaagtgtcagAGTGTCCTTgtgcaagacactgaacccctaaccgcTCCCAATGGacaggttggcaccttagatagtagcctccgccatcggtgtaagaatgggtagatgtctgaggcattcatcggTAAAGCTCTTTGAGTGCTCTACGAGTAGAGAAGCGCTTTATAAATGCCGTTCATTTACCATTTACTTGAGGCGCTATGATGCATGCATGTTTTATCTGACACACGCAGTCAGCACAGACAAAAAACTTCTGCACTGTTGATGGTGCGATCCTCACACCTGTAAACTTCTGGTGTGTTACATCTTAAAGCTGAGATTAACCTCagctctgaaacacacaaacacactcacggaAAGTAGAGGACAAGGTTACGTCTCAGTGCCTGTGGGCGTATGCAATTAATGACAAGTGATTCAATCAAGACTATGCCATTTACCCATCAAATGTGttatatcaacaaaaacactttGCCACTGTAAAAGGGTACATGCAGGACACCCAGTCAGACTAATCCACCACCAGAGCATGCTGTGTTTGCCACCAGAGGTCATAGGTGAGAGGTGAtaggtgaggaggggagaggttaAAGGTGATAGGGTGGAGGTCATATACTAGAGGTGAGGGTTGTGAGATGAAGGGTGAGAGGGTAGAGGTCAGAGggtagaggtcagaggtgagacATCAGGGGAGATAGGTGAAGGTATAGAGGGTAGATGCTAGAGGTCATAGGGTAGAGGTCAGATGTGCGACATCAGGGGAGATAGGTGAAGGTAGAGAGGGTAGATGCTAGAGGTGATAGGGTAGATGTCAGGGAAGAGTGTTAGGGTAGACATAATGGGGTATTGGTGATCGGGTAGGGGGCAAAGGTGAGAGAAATGGTGTTGACTCACCGCAGCTTCTACTTGTGTTTTGTCTGCAATGTCAATGAGCACCACATCTACAGTCTTCCACGTCTCTGCGTCCAGCTGATGAATCTGTGTGTAGAGATCATAGACAATTACAAAAGCACTCACACagtctgtgtccctctccctctctacacacacacacacacagaaaacatgcaTACACCAAAAGAACAGTTCTcatcaccataaacacacaggaagacagagagaaagtcaaacagacagacagatagaaagagagtgagaggatgaaagaaagatagagagtgaggTGTGGCTTGTTATCTACTggagttgttgtgtgtgtgtctgtgtctgtcacatGTAAcggaacagagaaacagacagagagaacacgcacacacacacacacacacacacacacacacacacacacacacacacacacacacacacacacacacacttttcttacATTCTCTTGGCCTCCCATGTCAGGTTTGTGCCACGTTTCGATCTTTATCATGAAGTCATCCTTCATGTACTCATTCTAGCCGGATCAGAAAGAGAACAAACTGGGTTATATCACTATAAATCGTAGGGACAATGTCAATACATTACAATAAGCATCGGATCATGGGGACAATGTCAATACATTACAAAAAGTATCTGATCATGGGATCCTTTTTCCACAAAGGATGCACATCACCATCACTAGATGGTTTCCTCTCTGACTGGTCTCCCAACACAGGCAAACAGTTCCCCCTCACTGCAGGGTGGATCTGAATCTGACTAAGGGGGGCTTTAGACGGTGGATGAAAACAGCCAGAAATCACCCGCAAGCCTAATCTGGTAGTAGCAGTTGTTGCAGCATGGTTGTCATAGTCACCATGTAGACAACTGAGTTCTGAGCAGGTCACCCTTTatcaaaaatgaaaagaaatgagaaAATGCCTATGCATTGATTCACAATTCACTATTATTTTATTGCTACCTATTTCTAGCTGGTTTTTGTTAAGGTTAAAATCACTTTGACTGGATGATATGTGCAGCAAATCTGCAGCACAACAGAAATGTTGAGCTCTGCTGAACTCCGCGGTGGCACAGCTTGGCCCCAATACATGGACAGGAGCAGAAATTTGACATGCAATGGCTGTCGACCAGCGTCAACTACCGTCCGTCACCAGATCTAACTGGAAATGAATTGGCGTCAGTGATTTGTCATCCATCATCTAAATGCCCCTTAACCAACAACACTACTTTCTTCAGGGTTAATGTGGAGTATACAGGTACTTTTCCCCCCAGGTAAGCCTGAATTCATCTTTGATGAAACTTTTATGGATGTTTCAAAGCACACCACCACAGTATACATGTAGATGcatcacacattacatttagcagacgcttttatccaaagcgacttacaaggatgtatacacattttaatttttttttttttacatttacactgatggcacactgcacatcaggagcaaataggggttcagtgtcttgctcacacatatacacatatgtacacacacacacatatatatacagtatatatgtataaaatatacacacacacacacaaagcagacatactactacacacacttgcacagttATACTCACTGTGATTACTGCACATATGGAGAGCACGtgccaaaaaggaaaaaaaaaaaagaaaggaaaaaaaaaaaagaaagaaaaaaaaactcattagTTTGTCTGCCAAGTTTCCCACCATTCAAATacagtgatgtctgtgtgtctgtgtgtgtgtgtctgtgtgtgtgtgtgtgtgtatctgtgtgtgtgtgtatctgtgtgtgtgtgtgtgtgtgtgtgtgtgtgtgtgtgtgctcactggttCGGCAGAAGGGATAGGCATTCCAAGCTTTCTCGTGGAACACCAAGGCTCCTTCAGGTGCAATCATCTTCACAAACCCTGGGACTTtactggacacacaaacacacacacatattaagcATCAAAACAACCCCTGTCAAGAATGTTAGCTGTACAGTCTTTCTTTTAATCAATGATTTTGAATTATTTGAATATATACATGTGTACGTGTACctctacaagtgtgtgtgtgtgtgtgtgtgtgtgtgtgtctgtgtgtatgcatactggACAtactctacatttacatttacatttagtcatttagcagacgcttttatccaaagcgacttacatatgtgcgacttacaatgtatacacatttttacatttacactgatggcacactgcacatcaggagcaattaggggttcagtgccttgctcaaggacacttcgacagggaatcgaactagcaaccttctgattactaaacgacttctttacctcctgtaccactgccgctaCACTCTTCTCAAATTAGTTGTTGAGTGTGTAGCTCTTAAAGTGGAGTACCTGTACTTGCATGTCGGCTGTCCTTATACCTTGTAGTGTGTTAGTCATTGTGGTAGCAGACCTTATTTGTACtgagtcatatgtgtgtgtgtgtgtgtgtgtgtgtgtgtgtgtgtgtgaacctcttGAGATGGCCGATATAGTGTGTATTGGGCATTTTCTCCGTAGGGTCcattatttatgtgtgtgtgtaccttttgaGGTGGTAGATCTTGTGCGTGTAttgtcctttctctccctctttctcgtaGGGTTCGTTGGTCAGCACCTCgatgccctctcctcctcccgttTCATTCTTACTGGCTTCTGCCACAGAATACAGTTGGCCCACCTGGtactgcaaccacacacacacacaaataggcatTAAAAAGGAGGGTTGTGTGTAAAGGAAttttatacaacacacacacacacacacacacacacacacacatacacacacacacacacacacacacacacacacacacacacacacacacacatcaacacataggggtattcacacacacactaattccaaacaaaccaaacactcacacaaatcttCCACAGTCATAGTCAACACACTAATAGGAATaaacatcatcaacaacaacaacaacaagtgtaacaaacacaaagttacaatcacacacacagccatgcttcacacactgcagacaatTACGCTCAAACTCATcatacacgacacacacaagacaaaacacaacacatcaatcacacacatcacacatgaaaCATAGAAACTGTCTGACTCTTACCTCTTCCACAGAGCATGGCACTACCACAcggctgaggagagagaagagagagagcaggaaaaggggaggggaggcacaGAGACATTACAGTATCTCTTTATGACCACAGAAGAAAATGTGGATATAGCTTTTGCCTCTCTTATTAGCATGGTGAGTTATTGAAAAATATGTCACGCACACTGCATGCTACAACTACCTGACCATCACAGATATCTGAGCACCATGGACACCTGAGCACCATAGACACTGCGCCCTGCAACCACCTGAGCACCATAGACACCTGCGCCCTGCAGCCACCGTGCCCTGCAGCCACCTGAGCGTGCAGCCACCTGAGCACTGCAGCCACCTGAGCACTGCAGCCACCTGAGCACTGCAGACACCTGAGCACTGCAGACACCTGAGCACTGCAGACACCGGAGCACCATAGACACCGGAGCACCATAGACACCGGAGCACCATAGACACCGGAGCACCATAGACACCTGCCCCCAGGAGCCACCTGTACATCACAGACACCTGAGCAGCATAGACACCTGCGCATCAGGGACACCTGCGCCCTACAACCACCTGAGCACCACAGTACTTGGTTATGTTGATCACCTGAGCAGTGCAGTCACCAGTCACCTCTGCACCACTGTCACCTGTGAATCACATTTTTCTTTTGTAGGCTTCTTCAGATGGGCTCACTTTCAGTGGGCTTGTCAAACCAGCCCATTACACATGCAGCCACAATAGACTGAGACGGAGACTGGAGGGCTGactgagaccacacacacacacacagtcagcgtACAGAGGCAGCTGTGTCCTGTGTGGCTTCCCCCTGACATTATAGACTTTAGAGAAACTGACTGAATCAATGGGTTGAGTCTTCTGGGAAGTGTTGAGTATGACATAACTCTGAACTAAGACCTGTGGAGAGCATGATGGACCTGCTTTATGACCTCCTTAaggcagtgtgagagagagaagggacaggATGACTCGACAGGGTAATCTCACATTCACGCACAGGAGCGCCAGGGCTAATTTCAATGGCCAGTCAGAGCTGAGAGAATCATCTATGTGGTTGTTGCACAGGTAGTTAAAGTGCGAACAGCTCCTCGGGTC encodes:
- the pitpnb gene encoding phosphatidylinositol transfer protein beta isoform isoform X1, which encodes MVHIKEYRVVVPCSVEEYQVGQLYSVAEASKNETGGGEGIEVLTNEPYEKEGEKGQYTHKIYHLKSKVPGFVKMIAPEGALVFHEKAWNAYPFCRTIITNEYMKDDFMIKIETWHKPDMGGQENIHQLDAETWKTVDVVLIDIADKTQVEAADYKPHEDPALFHSKKTGRGPLGPEWKEELESKPERPRMCAYKLVTVKFKWWGLQSKIENFIHKQEKRIFTNFHRQLFCWIDNWHGLTMADIRRMEDETQRELEEMRQQGSVRGTTASAEE
- the pitpnb gene encoding phosphatidylinositol transfer protein beta isoform isoform X2, with amino-acid sequence MVHIKEYRVVVPCSVEEYQVGQLYSVAEASKNETGGGEGIEVLTNEPYEKEGEKGQYTHKIYHLKSKVPGFVKMIAPEGALVFHEKAWNAYPFCRTIITNEYMKDDFMIKIETWHKPDMGGQENIHQLDAETWKTVDVVLIDIADKTQVEAADYKPHEDPALFHSKKTGRGPLGPEWKEELESKPERPRMCAYKLVTVKFKWWGLQSKIENFIHKQEKRIFTNFHRQLFCWIDNWHGLTMADIRRMEDETQRELEELRKSGQVRGMSAAHEQ